The following DNA comes from Spirulina major PCC 6313.
TGCCGATGGGGGAATTGTAGGCTACCCCTTGGCGCAGCTTTATCAAGAGGTAGCCTATATTGCCCTGCATTTTCACTGGTCACGGGATGAGATTTTGGCGTTGGATCATCGGGAGCGACGGCTGTGGGTGGCTGAAATTAGCGCGTTGTTGGCGTAAGGTTGTGTGAGCAGAAGTATGCAGGTTTGGTATGACTCGGAATGATTTGCTGGTAGCGGCTCGACGGGGTGAACCGGATGCGATCGCATCCCTGCTCAACCGCCAACTCCGCACCAAAGACATGACCGTGCGCGTCACCGCCCAGGGCAAACAGATCACGCTTCTCGTTGAAGCAGTAACGCCACCACCCCAAGCCCCCCTCGTTAAGTATCTCCGCCACGCTTTTACCCAGCTTGCCGCCCCTGCCATTCATCGCCTCCGCATCTGTGGCACGCAACAGGGAGCCGCAACCGTCGCTTGGACCACTGAACTGGAGCTAACCCCGCCCCCTCCCCCGTCCGTGGAGGAGATCCCCTCACCGCCATCGGAACCCCTCCCCCCTCCCCCCAAGCCGTCCGACTATCCACCCCCGCCCCGCCCCGATTCGCCATCGCCGTCCCTAGATCCCTTACCACCGCCGAAACCCCCCACATCTGCGCCCACCGCATCTGATACCCCTGCGCCTTCCGGCGCAAAAACACCC
Coding sequences within:
- a CDS encoding DUF6760 family protein codes for the protein MAQLYQEVAYIALHFHWSRDEILALDHRERRLWVAEISALLA